One window of the Janthinobacterium sp. PAMC25594 genome contains the following:
- a CDS encoding sulfite exporter TauE/SafE family protein codes for MDAELFSLPVLALLGVVAAGTYFQTVTGFGLGMIVMGVASGLGLAPVPVLAALVSLLSLANCLVALPGALHHLDWRAIRAASIGLLPAMAAGVLLLGYLDQAYAPVLKLLLGAAIVYGGVSILLQAPPGPGAADKRSFFISGVCGGLFSGLFSLAGPPLVYQFYRQEMSLTTIRYSLIFLFAISAGGRSLMAGSQGQLDAKVLLLCMLALPVGVLATMAGKRYPPPIAQRGMRRIAFAVLTLIGISLMVAAAPQLFA; via the coding sequence GTGGACGCTGAGTTGTTCAGCTTGCCCGTGCTGGCGCTGCTGGGCGTGGTGGCGGCGGGCACGTATTTCCAGACCGTCACGGGCTTTGGCCTGGGCATGATCGTCATGGGCGTGGCCAGCGGCCTCGGCCTGGCGCCGGTGCCCGTGCTGGCGGCCCTCGTCAGCTTGTTGTCACTGGCCAATTGCCTGGTGGCCTTGCCGGGCGCCTTGCACCACCTGGACTGGCGTGCCATCCGCGCGGCCAGCATCGGCTTGCTGCCGGCCATGGCGGCCGGCGTATTGCTATTGGGATATTTGGATCAGGCGTATGCGCCCGTCCTGAAACTGTTATTGGGCGCGGCCATCGTGTATGGCGGCGTCAGCATTCTGCTGCAGGCGCCGCCGGGACCGGGCGCGGCCGACAAACGCAGTTTCTTCATCAGCGGCGTGTGCGGTGGCCTGTTCTCGGGCCTGTTTTCGCTGGCTGGCCCGCCCCTCGTGTACCAGTTTTACCGCCAGGAAATGAGTTTAACCACCATCCGCTACAGCCTGATCTTTTTGTTCGCCATCAGCGCGGGCGGACGTTCGCTGATGGCGGGCAGCCAGGGCCAGCTGGACGCGAAAGTGTTACTTTTGTGCATGCTGGCCTTGCCTGTCGGCGTGCTGGCCACCATGGCCGGCAAGCGCTACCCGCCGCCGATCGCCCAGCGCGGCATGCGCCGCATAGCGTTCGCCGTGCTGACCTTGATTGGCATCTCGCTGATGGTAGCCGCCGCGCCGCAACTGTTCGCGTAG
- the pta gene encoding phosphate acetyltransferase, with protein sequence MKALHRIIAQARVVPKNIVLCEGDDARVLQAAARAAAEGLAHITLVGQPAAILALAREHALDLDAVRLVDPATSEESEHYAQQLFVLRQAKGMTVEQARIAVQDPLCYANLMVRLGDADGCVAGAVHTTADVVRSAIQIIGVDPAFKLVSSFFLMMLCEPFHSLKGGFIFSDCALVVDPKAEELADIAMAAADSAQALLMEEPRVAMLSFSTSGSAHHAAVDKVHAATDRVKAQRPLLAIDGDVQLDAAIVAEISQRKVKDSVVNGRANVLVFPNLDAGNIGYKLAERMGGAVAIGPLLQGLNKPANDLSRGCSADDVYNVIAVTAVQAQGGR encoded by the coding sequence ATGAAAGCCCTGCACCGCATCATCGCCCAAGCCCGCGTCGTGCCGAAAAACATCGTGTTGTGCGAGGGCGACGATGCGCGCGTGCTGCAGGCGGCGGCGCGCGCAGCCGCCGAAGGCCTGGCGCATATCACCCTCGTCGGCCAGCCGGCCGCCATCCTGGCGCTGGCGCGCGAACACGCGCTGGATCTCGATGCCGTGCGCCTGGTCGACCCGGCCACGTCCGAGGAGTCGGAGCACTATGCCCAGCAATTGTTTGTGCTGCGCCAGGCCAAGGGCATGACGGTGGAGCAGGCGCGCATCGCCGTGCAAGACCCGCTGTGCTACGCCAACCTGATGGTGCGCCTGGGCGACGCGGACGGCTGCGTGGCGGGGGCCGTGCACACGACGGCCGACGTGGTGCGCAGCGCCATCCAGATCATCGGCGTCGATCCGGCCTTCAAGCTCGTGTCGAGCTTTTTCCTGATGATGCTGTGCGAACCGTTCCACAGCCTGAAGGGCGGTTTTATCTTTTCCGACTGCGCCCTCGTCGTTGACCCTAAGGCCGAGGAACTGGCCGACATCGCCATGGCCGCCGCCGACAGCGCGCAAGCCTTGCTGATGGAAGAGCCGAGGGTCGCCATGCTGTCGTTTTCCACCAGCGGCAGCGCCCATCACGCGGCCGTCGACAAGGTGCATGCGGCCACGGACCGGGTCAAGGCCCAGCGTCCGCTGCTGGCCATCGATGGCGACGTGCAGCTCGACGCGGCCATCGTGGCCGAGATTTCCCAAAGAAAAGTCAAGGATTCCGTGGTGAATGGTCGCGCGAATGTGCTGGTATTTCCGAACCTCGATGCGGGCAACATCGGCTATAAGCTGGCCGAGCGCATGGGCGGCGCCGTCGCCATCGGCCCGCTGCTGCAAGGCTTGAACAAGCCGGCCAACGATTTGTCGCGCGGCTGCAGCGCCGACGATGTCTACAACGTGATTGCGGTCACGGCCGTGCAGGCCCAGGGTGGACGCTGA